The following are encoded together in the Humulus lupulus chromosome 5, drHumLupu1.1, whole genome shotgun sequence genome:
- the LOC133834249 gene encoding protein ACCELERATED CELL DEATH 6-like isoform X2, whose amino-acid sequence MDRKLFQAATDGKIRVFRGRVSELQLLLTPERNTVLHVHIITTSRTTSQTTTFVEGILDLCPALLMQTNAREETPLLMAARYGHHHIVDFLVERAKLSQPQDLEEGISGVQTMIRMKNEEEDTALHEAARFGRLKVVRTLTREDPHFSYSANKAGETPLYIAVQCRHRDSVNEILENCSSPATGGPNGRTALHAAVLITENIGITKHLLDIVDYMTKQAYDVGSILLRCVATFYPSNVVKITKMLLKKVDNLTNQADDDGCIPLHYVAFLESPNVVEITKMLLKDNEGSAYIKNKKGMTALHMAAYNYRYGDKIMKEILTSCPDSYEEVDNEGRNVLHHAVTTTCLSNVNFILEHASSIILNRKDKEGNTPLLHMAATSSWNSLFLKAFLSHPQVNRMSLNKQNNNIRDAYMLQFPLCEGRMLELFNEYSIPLSVGKNILEIKLNHGKITDMQKELIKKYKESSVVTSTLIAAVTFAAGFTMPGGYISKEVGREQEAGSPVLRNSIAFQAFIITNTMALYLSASSVLINIFLNITHAVNDNMNWNGYKYCLSLTIMALVLMMIAFITGTYAVLSISAPLAIAACFIGSLFFTAIGSGITTGLVFA is encoded by the exons ATGGATCGCAAGCTGTTCCAAGCAGCAACTGATGGCAAAATTAGAGTCTTCAGGGGAAGGGTCAGTGAACTCCAACTGTTATTGACCCCAGAAAGAAATACAGTGCTCCATGTCCATATAATCACTACTTCAAGAACCACTAGTCAAACAACTACCTTTGTCGAAGGGATCTTGGACTTGTGTCCAGCACTGTTGATGCAAACTAATGCAAGAGAAGAGACTCCCTTACTCATGGCAGCAAGGTACGGCCATCACCACATTGTTGATTTTCTAGTTGAACGTGCAAAATTATCCCAACCACAGGACCTTGAAGAGGGCATCTCTGGTGTCCAAACGATGATAAGGATGAAGAATGAGGAGGAGGACACTGCGCTGCACGAGGCTGCGCGGTTCGGGCGTCTTAAGGTTGTGCGGACATTGACGAGAGAAGACCCTCATTTCTCGTATTCGGCTAATAAAGCAGGCGAGACTCCACTCTACATAGCCGTCCAGTGCCGACACCGAGATTCGGTTAATGAAATACTAGAAAATTGTTCGTCACCAGCTACCGGTGGCCCTAATGGCAGAACTGCACTGCATGCAGCCGTTCTAATAACTGAAAATATAG GAATAACAAAACACCTTTTGGACATAGTAGATTATATGACAAAACAAGCATATGATGTTGGTAGTATTCTACTGCGCTGTGTTGCTACCTTCTACCCATCAAATGTGGTAAAGATTACAAAAATGCTTTTGAAGAAAGTAGATAATCTGACAAACCAAGCAGATGATGATGGTTGTATTCCACTGCACTATGTTGCTTTCTTGGAGTCACCAAATGTGGTGGAGATTACAAAAATGTTGCTAAAAGATAATGAAGGTAGTGCATACATAAAAAATAAGAAAGGCATGACAGCTCTTCACATGGCAGCTTACAATTATCGTTATGGTGATAAGATAATGAAGGAAATTCTGACAAGTTGTCCAGATAGCTATGAAGAAGTTGACAATGAAGGCAGAAATGTTCTACACCATGCTGTGACGACTACATGTCTCTCCAACGTAAACTTCATCTTAGAACATGCATCATCAATAATTTTAAATAGAAAAGATAAGGAGGGAAATACCCCATTACTTCATATGGCTGCCACTTCCTCATGGAATTCGCTCTTTCTAAAAGCTTTCTTGTCTCATCCCCAAGTGAATAGGATGTCACTCAACAAACAAAACAACAATATTCGAGATGCGTATATGCTTCAATTCCCATTATGTgag GGAAGAATGCTGGAACTCTTCAATGAATACTCCATACCACTTTCTGTGGGAAAAAATATCCTAGAAATCAAACTCAATCACGGGAAGATTACTGATATGCAGAAGGAACTcattaaaaaatataaagaatCTAGTGTAGTTACTTCTACGTTGATTGCGGCAGTGACATTTGCAGCTGGATTTACGATGCCAGGAGGTTACATAAGCAAAGAGGTTGGGCGTGAACAAGAAGCAGGGAGTCCTGTACTAAGGAACAGCATAGCATTTCAGGCCTTCATCATAACAAACACAATGGCCTTGTATCTCTCTGCTTCATCTGTTTTGATAAACATCTTTCTTAATATAACACATGCAGTAAATGATAACATGAATTGGAATGGCTATAAGTATTGCCTGAGCTTAACAATCATGGCCCTGGTCTTAATGATGATAGCATTTATCACTGGTACATACGCAGTGTTGTCAATTTCTGCTCCCCTTGCCATCGCCGCTTGTTTTATTGGATCGCTTTTCTTCACTGCCATAGGAAGTGGAATTACTACAGGCCTTGTATTTGCATGA
- the LOC133834249 gene encoding protein ACCELERATED CELL DEATH 6-like isoform X1: MHIIFLLRLCILSPKEGPSIFTLYFIKFKEQLMASFSSSHEPSDNTSDSHKTNIHSERIFMDRKLFQAATDGKIRVFRGRVSELQLLLTPERNTVLHVHIITTSRTTSQTTTFVEGILDLCPALLMQTNAREETPLLMAARYGHHHIVDFLVERAKLSQPQDLEEGISGVQTMIRMKNEEEDTALHEAARFGRLKVVRTLTREDPHFSYSANKAGETPLYIAVQCRHRDSVNEILENCSSPATGGPNGRTALHAAVLITENIGITKHLLDIVDYMTKQAYDVGSILLRCVATFYPSNVVKITKMLLKKVDNLTNQADDDGCIPLHYVAFLESPNVVEITKMLLKDNEGSAYIKNKKGMTALHMAAYNYRYGDKIMKEILTSCPDSYEEVDNEGRNVLHHAVTTTCLSNVNFILEHASSIILNRKDKEGNTPLLHMAATSSWNSLFLKAFLSHPQVNRMSLNKQNNNIRDAYMLQFPLCEGRMLELFNEYSIPLSVGKNILEIKLNHGKITDMQKELIKKYKESSVVTSTLIAAVTFAAGFTMPGGYISKEVGREQEAGSPVLRNSIAFQAFIITNTMALYLSASSVLINIFLNITHAVNDNMNWNGYKYCLSLTIMALVLMMIAFITGTYAVLSISAPLAIAACFIGSLFFTAIGSGITTGLVFA; encoded by the exons ATGCATATTATCTTCTTGTTGCGGTTGTGCATATTATCTCCTAAAGAAGGGCCAAGTATATTTACTTTATactttataaaatttaaagagcAATTAAtggcttctttttcttcttctcatgaGCCCTCTGACAACACTAGTGATTCTCATAAAACAAACATCCATAGTGAGCGCATTTTCATGGATCGCAAGCTGTTCCAAGCAGCAACTGATGGCAAAATTAGAGTCTTCAGGGGAAGGGTCAGTGAACTCCAACTGTTATTGACCCCAGAAAGAAATACAGTGCTCCATGTCCATATAATCACTACTTCAAGAACCACTAGTCAAACAACTACCTTTGTCGAAGGGATCTTGGACTTGTGTCCAGCACTGTTGATGCAAACTAATGCAAGAGAAGAGACTCCCTTACTCATGGCAGCAAGGTACGGCCATCACCACATTGTTGATTTTCTAGTTGAACGTGCAAAATTATCCCAACCACAGGACCTTGAAGAGGGCATCTCTGGTGTCCAAACGATGATAAGGATGAAGAATGAGGAGGAGGACACTGCGCTGCACGAGGCTGCGCGGTTCGGGCGTCTTAAGGTTGTGCGGACATTGACGAGAGAAGACCCTCATTTCTCGTATTCGGCTAATAAAGCAGGCGAGACTCCACTCTACATAGCCGTCCAGTGCCGACACCGAGATTCGGTTAATGAAATACTAGAAAATTGTTCGTCACCAGCTACCGGTGGCCCTAATGGCAGAACTGCACTGCATGCAGCCGTTCTAATAACTGAAAATATAG GAATAACAAAACACCTTTTGGACATAGTAGATTATATGACAAAACAAGCATATGATGTTGGTAGTATTCTACTGCGCTGTGTTGCTACCTTCTACCCATCAAATGTGGTAAAGATTACAAAAATGCTTTTGAAGAAAGTAGATAATCTGACAAACCAAGCAGATGATGATGGTTGTATTCCACTGCACTATGTTGCTTTCTTGGAGTCACCAAATGTGGTGGAGATTACAAAAATGTTGCTAAAAGATAATGAAGGTAGTGCATACATAAAAAATAAGAAAGGCATGACAGCTCTTCACATGGCAGCTTACAATTATCGTTATGGTGATAAGATAATGAAGGAAATTCTGACAAGTTGTCCAGATAGCTATGAAGAAGTTGACAATGAAGGCAGAAATGTTCTACACCATGCTGTGACGACTACATGTCTCTCCAACGTAAACTTCATCTTAGAACATGCATCATCAATAATTTTAAATAGAAAAGATAAGGAGGGAAATACCCCATTACTTCATATGGCTGCCACTTCCTCATGGAATTCGCTCTTTCTAAAAGCTTTCTTGTCTCATCCCCAAGTGAATAGGATGTCACTCAACAAACAAAACAACAATATTCGAGATGCGTATATGCTTCAATTCCCATTATGTgag GGAAGAATGCTGGAACTCTTCAATGAATACTCCATACCACTTTCTGTGGGAAAAAATATCCTAGAAATCAAACTCAATCACGGGAAGATTACTGATATGCAGAAGGAACTcattaaaaaatataaagaatCTAGTGTAGTTACTTCTACGTTGATTGCGGCAGTGACATTTGCAGCTGGATTTACGATGCCAGGAGGTTACATAAGCAAAGAGGTTGGGCGTGAACAAGAAGCAGGGAGTCCTGTACTAAGGAACAGCATAGCATTTCAGGCCTTCATCATAACAAACACAATGGCCTTGTATCTCTCTGCTTCATCTGTTTTGATAAACATCTTTCTTAATATAACACATGCAGTAAATGATAACATGAATTGGAATGGCTATAAGTATTGCCTGAGCTTAACAATCATGGCCCTGGTCTTAATGATGATAGCATTTATCACTGGTACATACGCAGTGTTGTCAATTTCTGCTCCCCTTGCCATCGCCGCTTGTTTTATTGGATCGCTTTTCTTCACTGCCATAGGAAGTGGAATTACTACAGGCCTTGTATTTGCATGA
- the LOC133777881 gene encoding uncharacterized protein LOC133777881, with the protein MEEENKKLHIAFLHISNKDTRRDLTLKLIPVEDEKLIPVEGSDVRKEMSRRIKKYRVDILRCESLASLAPATLERLFLRDYDIVVSIIPLPHSSILPGPTFPVHFGPPSHSSMTPWMKLVLYTTVACGPLSIVLMKGQCLRLLPAPLAGCEKALIWSWDGSTVGGLGGKFEGNLVKGGILLHCLNSLLKHSAVLVQPLSKYDLDKSGRVVTLDIPLPLKNSDGSTARIEGDMGLSEEESKRLNSLLADLANKMELWTVGYIRLLKLFKEKESEQFSPVEEKYEWVPLSVEFGVPLFSPKLCNNICKRVVSSQLLQADSLHEHHDAMQGIRKRLRDVCAEYQATGPAAKLLYQKEKSKEPSRHLMNYASGRWNPLVDPSSPISGAMSEHQRLKLANRNRCRTEVLSFDGSILRSYALAPVYEASTRPIEESPSGSTIKVEQEEADNREVVLPGVNLLFDGAELHPFDIGACLQARQPVSLIAEAAVTSAAFAAVK; encoded by the exons ATGGAAGAGGAAAACAAGAAGCTTCACATAGCATTTCTCCACATCTCCAACAA GGACACacgccgcgacttgaccctgaaACTGATTCCAGTTGAAGATGAGAAACTGATTCCAGTTGAAGGGTCAGATGTTAGAAAAGAAATGTCAAGGAGGATAAAGAAATATCGCGTAGACATACTTCGTTGTGAAAGCTTGGCATCTCTTGCACCCGCAACTTTAGAACGGTTGTTTCTTCGTGACTATGATATTGTTGTCTCTATTATTCCTCTTCCACATTCATCAATCCTCCCTGGACCGACATTTCCTGTTCATTTTGGTCCTCCCTCTCACTCATCCATGACACCTTGGATGAAGTTGGTGTTGTACACAACTGTGGCATGTGGACCTCTATCTATTGTTCTGATGAAAGGGCAATGCTTACGCTTGCTTCCTGCACCACTGGCTGGTTGTGAGAAGGCTCTCATATGGTCTTGGGATGGTTCTACAGTAGGAGGCTTGGGGGGCAAGTTTGAAGGAAACTTAGTTAAGGGAGGTATACTCTTGCACTGTTTAAATTCACTTCTGAAACACTCAGCTGTGCTAGTGCAGCCCCTCAGTAAGTACGACCTTGATAAATCTGGGCGAGTTGTTACTCTAGATATTCCATTGCCGTTAAAGAATTCTGATGGTTCAACTGCTCGTATAGAGGGGGATATGGGACTGAGTGAAGAGGAAAGTAAAAGGCTGAACTCTTTGTTGGCTGATTTGGCTaacaaaatggagttgtggaCAGTGGGTTATATTCGGCTCTTAAAACTTTTCAAGGAAAAAGAGTCTGAACAATTTTCACCTGTTGAAGAGAAGTATGAATGGGTCCCACTGAGCGTGGAATTTGGTGTTCCACTTTTCAGTCCGAAGTTGTGCAATAATATTTGCAAGAGGGTCGTTTCATCCCAATTACTTCAAGCAGACTCACTACACGAGCATCATGATGCAATGCAAGGCATAAGAAAAAGATTACGGGATGTTTGTGCAGAGTATCAAGCAACGGGTCCTGCAGCAAAGCTTCTTTATCAGAAAGAGAAATCAAAGGAGCCATCTCGACATCTCATGAATTATGCTAGTGGAAGGTGGAATCCACTTGTGGATCCTTCATCTCCCATTTCGGGAGCTATGAGTGAACATCAGAGACTAAAACTAGCTAACCGAAATCGTTGCCGAACTGAAGTCTTGAGCTTTGATGGGAGCATCCTCAG GTCATACGCTTTGGCGCCTGTGTACGAGGCTTCCACAAGGCCAATCGAAGAATCCCCTTCAGGGAGCACAATAAAAGTTGAGCAAGAGGAGGCCGACAACAGAGAAGTTGTCCTTCCCGGTGTCAATCTTCTTTTTGATGGCGCTGAGTTGCACCCTTTCGACATAGGCGCTTGCCTGCAGGCTCGTCAACCAGTCTCCTTAATAGCCGAGGCAGCTGTTACCTCTGCAGCTTTTGCTGCTGTTAAATAG
- the LOC133777883 gene encoding protein ACCELERATED CELL DEATH 6-like, with amino-acid sequence MLLDKVDFLTKQADDDGCIPLHYVAMNRKNVVEITKMLLKNNESSAYIKNKKGMTALHIAAYNEYYGHKIMKEILRSCPDSYEEVDDEGRNVLHHAVTTTYLSNVKFIFEHASSLILNIKDKDGNTPLLHMAATSSWNLLVLKALLSHPQVNRMSLNNQNNNIRDVYMLQFPIREPSMGKYVLELELNCEKINNMQKELIKRFKESSLVTSTSIATVTFAAGISMPGGYITEEVGHRKEPESAALRNSVVFQFFIITNTMALLLSALSVFLNILLNMVTPS; translated from the exons ATGCTTTTGGACAAAGTAGATTTTCTGACAAAACAAGCAGATGATGATGGTTGTATTCCACTGCACTATGTTGCTATGAATCGCAAAAATGTGGTGGAGATTACAAAAATGTTGCTAAAAAATAATGAAAGTAGTGCATACATCAAAAATAAGAAAGGCATGACAGCTCTTCACATTGCAGCTTACAATGAGTATTATGGTCATAAGATTATGAAGGAAATTCTGAGAAGTTGTCCAGATAGCTACGAAGAAGTTGACGATGAAGGCAGAAATGTTCTACACCATGCTGTGACGACTACATATCTCTCCAACGTAAAATTCATCTTCGAACATGCATCatcattaattttaaatataaaagaTAAGGATGGAAATACCCCCTTGCTTCATATGGCTGCCACTTCCTCATGGAATCTGCTTGTTCTAAAAGCTTTGTTGTCTCATCCCCAAGTGAATAGGATGTCACTCAACAACCAAAACAACAATATTCGAGATGTGTATATGCTTCAATTCCCAATACGTGAG CCTTCTATGGGAAAATATGTCCTAGAACTCGAACTCAATTGCGAGAAGATTAATAATATGCAGAAGGAACTCATTAAAAGATTTAAAGAATCTAGTCTAGTTACTTCTACGTCGATTGCAACAGTGACATTTGCAGCTGGAATTTCGATGCCAGGAGGTTACATAACCGAAGAGGTTGGACATCGAAAAGAACCAGAGAGTGCTGCACTGAGGAACAGCGTAGTATTCCAGTTCTTCATCATAACAAACACAATGGCCTTGTTGCTCTCTGCTCTATCTGTTTTTTTGAACATCCTTCTTAATATGGTGACACCAAGTTGA